A section of the Serratia liquefaciens ATCC 27592 genome encodes:
- a CDS encoding DMT family transporter, which translates to MRERFSDPLLALGAGALLALMIAINSLLASYNSPLLASWLAHGMGAITAWLLLLLLNRRTPRRAPSSARTPRWAYLGGLPGALTVVLAAITVNSPLALSGSLALMLTGQVLFGMLADSCGWFGSLKRRLSLNDIVATLLILCGCALLIFLR; encoded by the coding sequence ATGCGTGAACGTTTTTCCGATCCTCTGCTGGCGCTGGGCGCCGGTGCCCTATTGGCCCTGATGATTGCCATCAACAGCCTGCTGGCCAGCTATAACTCCCCCTTGCTGGCCTCGTGGTTGGCTCACGGTATGGGCGCCATCACCGCCTGGTTGCTGCTGCTCCTGCTGAACCGTCGTACTCCGCGCCGCGCGCCCTCATCGGCCAGGACGCCTCGCTGGGCTTATTTGGGCGGTCTGCCCGGTGCCTTGACGGTGGTGCTGGCCGCCATTACGGTCAACAGCCCGCTGGCGCTTTCCGGCAGCCTGGCGCTGATGCTCACCGGTCAGGTTTTGTTCGGCATGCTCGCCGACAGCTGCGGCTGGTTTGGCTCGCTTAAACGCCGTTTGAGTCTCAACGATATCGTCGCCACGCTGCTGATCCTCTGCGGCTGCGCTCTGCTCATTTTCCTGAGGTAA
- a CDS encoding DMT family transporter has protein sequence MFTLIVLALLNGVCIGLSRAINGRLALDRGAFHASLCNHIVGFLFLSLLLVATGSVNGATFGQAPWGAYLGGVIGALFVALNSYVLPRLGTLRAALLIISGQMLAGVVIDRLRDSGDTISAQILGVGLILLGVYVARMEKSLLMLMLEPIQRRR, from the coding sequence ATGTTTACCCTGATAGTCCTTGCTCTACTCAACGGCGTCTGTATCGGCCTCAGCCGCGCAATCAACGGTCGTCTGGCGCTGGATCGTGGCGCTTTTCATGCCTCACTTTGCAATCATATCGTCGGTTTTTTGTTCCTCAGCCTGCTGCTGGTGGCAACCGGCAGCGTCAACGGTGCAACCTTCGGCCAGGCCCCGTGGGGTGCCTACCTTGGCGGTGTCATCGGGGCGTTGTTTGTCGCGCTGAATAGCTATGTTCTGCCGCGTCTCGGCACCCTGCGCGCCGCACTACTGATTATCAGTGGCCAAATGCTGGCAGGCGTGGTTATCGACCGACTGCGCGACAGCGGCGATACCATCAGCGCGCAGATCTTGGGCGTGGGGCTGATCCTGCTGGGCGTCTATGTGGCCCGGATGGAGAAATCGCTGCTTATGCTGATGCTTGAGCCTATTCAGCGGCGGCGTTGA
- a CDS encoding SatD family protein: protein MPAQVSVITGDLVNSRQLDTTHYITGLNALLSQLQRATLIERFEIFRGDAFQAVAEPQSGLLLAVYIRIALRAMDSRHWDARIAVGLGSDQGQTSGYGSAFVNSGQALDALMKNCRLALKNDNEQTNAIVSDLLPMLDHVISRLSQTEAQVVQARFFADTSQEVAEKLQKAASTVSATLKRAAYEEMMRFIHAINRIT, encoded by the coding sequence ATGCCAGCACAAGTTAGCGTGATCACCGGCGATCTGGTCAATTCACGGCAATTAGACACCACTCACTACATTACCGGGTTAAATGCCCTGCTGAGTCAATTGCAACGGGCTACGCTTATTGAGCGATTCGAGATTTTCCGTGGCGATGCTTTTCAAGCGGTGGCCGAACCGCAATCCGGTTTGCTGCTGGCGGTGTATATCCGTATTGCGCTTAGAGCGATGGACTCACGCCATTGGGATGCCCGCATCGCCGTTGGCCTCGGCAGCGACCAGGGACAAACCTCTGGTTATGGCAGCGCCTTTGTGAATTCTGGCCAGGCCCTGGACGCTTTGATGAAAAATTGCCGACTGGCTCTAAAAAATGACAATGAGCAGACAAATGCCATTGTCAGCGATCTATTGCCGATGTTAGATCATGTGATTAGCCGCCTTTCACAGACCGAAGCGCAGGTCGTCCAGGCACGTTTCTTCGCCGACACCAGCCAAGAGGTAGCGGAAAAGCTGCAAAAGGCCGCCTCCACCGTTTCTGCTACGCTGAAACGCGCGGCCTACGAGGAAATGATGCGATTTATTCACGCGATTAACAGGATCACCTGA
- a CDS encoding DUF3307 domain-containing protein produces the protein MDLSYAPLLTWLLVVHLLADFPLQPRSWVEDKARHRARSRFLLLHALLHGVLAAWVVAGFALLHGGLSSGQVLTALLVIAISHWLIDLLKVTLLTRISQAGGFLLDQGLHLTVIALLWLSLTPNAHGLLSTLGAAIAGWQAGLVVVTYLVIYMPMGVLIGQLLAHWAPQMPPSAKADNDSLLRAGKQIGYLERTLILTFVLIGQIPAVGFLLAAKSIFRFGDLRQSDDKMRTEYVLLGTLFSFTLTIMLGLLVKKML, from the coding sequence ATGGATTTGAGCTACGCGCCGTTGCTGACCTGGTTGCTGGTGGTTCACCTGCTTGCCGACTTCCCGCTGCAGCCGCGCAGTTGGGTCGAGGATAAGGCTCGTCACCGCGCACGTTCTCGTTTCCTGTTGCTGCATGCCTTACTGCACGGCGTGCTGGCCGCCTGGGTGGTGGCCGGTTTTGCGTTGCTGCATGGCGGACTCTCTTCCGGCCAGGTGCTGACCGCCCTGTTGGTTATCGCCATCAGCCACTGGCTGATTGACCTGTTGAAGGTCACGTTATTGACCCGCATCAGTCAAGCGGGCGGTTTTCTGCTCGATCAAGGCCTGCATCTTACGGTGATTGCACTGCTGTGGCTGTCGCTGACGCCCAATGCCCATGGCCTGCTTAGCACGCTGGGAGCGGCCATAGCCGGCTGGCAGGCTGGACTGGTTGTGGTGACGTATTTGGTGATTTACATGCCGATGGGCGTGCTTATCGGCCAGCTTTTGGCTCACTGGGCACCGCAGATGCCTCCTTCAGCCAAAGCCGATAACGACTCGTTATTACGTGCGGGCAAGCAAATTGGCTATCTGGAAAGAACGCTGATCCTGACCTTTGTGCTGATCGGCCAAATCCCGGCGGTCGGTTTTTTGCTGGCGGCCAAGTCAATCTTTCGCTTTGGCGATTTGCGCCAGAGCGATGACAAAATGCGTACCGAGTATGTGCTACTGGGTACGCTGTTTTCCTTTACCCTAACCATCATGCTGGGTCTGCTGGTGAAAAAAATGCTGTAG
- the mgtA gene encoding magnesium-translocating P-type ATPase → MTYINETVRRRDKKSTPYAIAQEAKNSVDQTLANLKCNRNGLTQEDVDERLTQFGINQVAHEKAPHALVQLFSAFNNPFIYVLMVLAAISFFTDYWLPARRGEETDLTGVIIILVMVSLSGLLRFWQEYRTNKAAETLKSMVRTTATVMRRSSYSAHPLTLEVPIRELVPGDIIQLSAGDMVPADVRLLASRDLFISQAILTGEAIPIEKYDVMGNVSQKSSEDEVSSEHALLELSNICLMGTNVASGTATAVVVATGGRTYFGSLAKSIVGTRSQTAFDRGVNSVSWLLIRFMLVMVPIVLLINGFTKGDWSEAALFALAVAVGLTPEMLPMIVSSNLAKGAIAMSRRKVVVKRLNAIQNFGAMDVLCTDKTGTLTQDRIILEHHLDASGTKDNEVLHLAWLNSFHQSGMKNLMDQAVIRFGRGKPGIEALGRYSKVDELPFDFIRRRLSIVVADENGQQRLICKGAVEEMLEIATHVRDGQQILPLDQARREALQALAAQYNEEGFRVLVLATRDLGEQKNALPLSIIDERDMVIQGVLTFLDPPKESAQEAIAALQENGVAIKVLTGDNPVITCKICRDVGLEPGEPLSGPQIEQMDDAMLAQEVEQRTVFTKLTPLQKSRVLKMLQANGHTVGFLGDGINDAPALRDADVGISVDTGTDIAKESADIILLEKNLMVLEEGVIKGRETFGNIIKYLNMTASSNFGNVFSVLVASAFIPFLPMLAIHLLIQNLMYDISQLSLPWDKMDKEFLRKPRKWDAKNIGRFMLWIGPTSSIFDITTYALMWFVFAANSVEHQALFQSGWFIEGLLSQTLVVHMLRTQKIPFIQSTAALPVLLTTALVMGLGIYLPFSPLGALVGLQPLPWEYFPWLAGTLVSYCVVAQLMKRFYIRRFGEWL, encoded by the coding sequence ATGACCTATATTAATGAAACCGTACGTCGCCGGGATAAAAAATCGACGCCATACGCCATCGCACAAGAGGCGAAAAACAGCGTTGACCAGACGCTGGCAAATTTAAAATGCAACCGTAATGGATTAACCCAGGAGGATGTTGATGAACGCCTGACGCAGTTTGGTATTAATCAGGTGGCTCATGAGAAGGCTCCGCACGCGTTGGTGCAGTTGTTCAGCGCCTTTAATAACCCGTTTATCTATGTACTGATGGTGCTGGCTGCGATCAGTTTCTTTACCGATTACTGGCTGCCTGCCCGGCGCGGTGAAGAAACCGATCTCACCGGTGTCATCATCATTCTGGTGATGGTGTCACTCAGCGGGCTGCTGCGCTTCTGGCAGGAATACCGCACCAACAAGGCGGCGGAAACGCTGAAGTCGATGGTGCGAACCACTGCAACGGTGATGCGTCGCAGCAGCTACAGCGCACATCCGCTGACGCTGGAGGTCCCGATCCGCGAACTGGTGCCGGGCGATATTATTCAGCTCTCTGCCGGGGATATGGTACCGGCGGACGTTCGCCTGCTGGCGTCGCGCGATCTGTTTATCAGCCAGGCCATTCTGACCGGCGAGGCGATCCCGATTGAGAAATACGACGTTATGGGCAACGTCAGCCAAAAATCGAGTGAGGACGAAGTCTCCAGCGAACATGCGCTGTTGGAGCTGTCGAACATCTGCCTGATGGGCACCAACGTCGCCAGTGGTACCGCCACTGCGGTGGTGGTGGCAACCGGCGGACGCACCTATTTCGGGTCGCTGGCGAAGTCGATTGTCGGCACTCGTTCGCAAACCGCGTTTGATCGTGGGGTTAACAGCGTCAGTTGGCTGCTGATCCGCTTTATGTTGGTGATGGTGCCCATTGTGTTGCTGATCAACGGGTTCACCAAAGGTGACTGGAGCGAAGCCGCGCTGTTTGCCCTGGCGGTAGCGGTTGGGTTGACGCCAGAAATGCTGCCGATGATCGTCAGTTCCAACCTGGCGAAGGGCGCTATCGCCATGTCGCGACGCAAAGTGGTGGTCAAGCGTTTGAACGCCATTCAGAACTTTGGCGCGATGGACGTGTTGTGCACCGACAAAACCGGCACCCTGACGCAGGATCGCATCATCCTTGAGCACCATCTGGATGCCAGCGGGACCAAAGACAATGAGGTGCTGCACCTGGCCTGGTTGAACAGCTTCCACCAGAGCGGAATGAAAAACCTGATGGACCAGGCGGTGATCCGTTTTGGTCGCGGCAAGCCGGGCATCGAGGCGTTGGGCCGCTACAGCAAGGTCGATGAGCTGCCCTTTGATTTTATACGCCGCCGTTTATCGATCGTGGTGGCGGATGAAAATGGCCAACAACGCCTGATTTGCAAAGGGGCGGTGGAGGAAATGCTCGAAATTGCCACCCATGTGCGCGACGGGCAGCAGATTTTACCGCTGGATCAGGCTCGGCGTGAGGCGTTGCAGGCGCTTGCCGCTCAATATAACGAAGAGGGATTCCGCGTGCTGGTACTGGCAACGCGAGATCTGGGCGAACAGAAAAATGCTCTGCCGCTGAGTATTATCGATGAACGCGATATGGTGATCCAGGGCGTTCTGACCTTCCTCGATCCACCGAAGGAGAGCGCACAGGAAGCGATCGCCGCCCTGCAGGAAAACGGCGTAGCGATTAAGGTTTTGACCGGTGATAACCCGGTGATCACCTGCAAAATCTGCCGCGATGTTGGCCTGGAGCCGGGTGAACCGCTTTCCGGTCCGCAAATTGAACAGATGGACGACGCCATGCTGGCGCAAGAAGTGGAACAGCGCACGGTCTTCACCAAACTGACGCCGCTGCAGAAGTCGCGAGTGTTGAAAATGCTGCAGGCGAATGGCCATACCGTCGGGTTCCTCGGCGACGGCATTAACGATGCGCCGGCGCTGCGCGATGCCGACGTGGGCATTTCGGTCGACACCGGTACGGACATCGCCAAAGAGTCGGCAGACATCATTTTGCTGGAAAAAAATCTGATGGTGCTGGAAGAGGGGGTGATCAAGGGACGGGAGACTTTCGGCAATATCATCAAGTACCTGAACATGACCGCCAGCTCCAACTTCGGCAACGTGTTTTCGGTGCTGGTGGCCAGCGCCTTTATTCCGTTCTTGCCGATGCTGGCGATCCACCTGCTGATCCAGAACCTGATGTACGATATCTCTCAGCTGTCGCTGCCGTGGGACAAGATGGACAAAGAGTTCCTGCGCAAGCCGCGCAAGTGGGATGCGAAAAACATTGGCCGCTTTATGCTGTGGATTGGGCCAACGTCGTCCATCTTTGATATCACTACCTATGCGCTGATGTGGTTTGTTTTCGCCGCCAACAGCGTAGAGCATCAGGCGTTGTTCCAGTCCGGCTGGTTTATTGAAGGCTTGCTGTCGCAAACCCTGGTGGTGCATATGCTGCGCACCCAGAAGATCCCGTTTATTCAGAGCACCGCCGCGCTGCCGGTGTTGCTGACCACGGCGCTGGTGATGGGGCTGGGTATCTATCTGCCGTTCTCGCCGCTGGGCGCACTGGTTGGGTTGCAGCCGTTGCCGTGGGAATACTTCCCGTGGCTGGCAGGTACCTTGGTGAGCTACTGCGTGGTGGCGCAGCTGATGAAGCGTTTCTATATTCGCCGCTTCGGTGAGTGGTTGTAA
- a CDS encoding MgtC family protein, with the protein MAMTPFVLNLLLAMSLGAVIGAERQWRQRMAGLRTNALVATGAAVFILSSMSTDPSSAGRVAAQIVSGIGFLGAGVIMREGLNIRGLNTAATLWCSAAIGVLCGLGQYWNAVLATLVILCANILLREAAQRINLQPQQQATDLEVCYRIQVTCGEQDEILVRTLILQALNGVPLRLQSLRSADIAIPGQLEVCAEITANPSVQKEIEGIVCRVSLEKSVSAVRWRIASELPV; encoded by the coding sequence ATGGCTATGACTCCTTTTGTTTTAAATTTATTACTGGCGATGAGCCTGGGCGCCGTTATTGGCGCAGAACGGCAATGGCGCCAGCGTATGGCCGGCCTGCGTACCAATGCACTGGTGGCGACCGGGGCGGCGGTATTTATCCTCAGCTCCATGTCTACCGACCCTTCCAGCGCTGGCCGGGTTGCGGCACAAATTGTCTCTGGCATCGGCTTTTTGGGAGCCGGGGTGATCATGCGTGAAGGCCTGAATATCCGCGGCCTTAATACGGCGGCCACGCTCTGGTGCTCAGCCGCAATAGGCGTGCTGTGCGGCCTGGGGCAGTATTGGAACGCGGTGCTGGCGACGCTGGTGATCCTGTGCGCCAATATTCTGCTGCGCGAAGCGGCGCAGCGCATCAATCTGCAGCCGCAACAACAGGCGACCGATCTGGAGGTGTGCTACCGCATACAGGTCACCTGCGGCGAGCAGGATGAAATACTGGTACGCACCCTGATATTACAGGCGCTAAATGGCGTGCCATTAAGATTACAATCATTGCGCAGTGCCGATATTGCTATTCCCGGCCAGCTGGAGGTTTGCGCGGAAATAACCGCTAACCCTTCGGTGCAAAAAGAGATTGAGGGTATTGTCTGTCGCGTCAGTCTGGAAAAAAGCGTCAGTGCTGTACGTTGGCGTATCGCTTCTGAATTGCCTGTCTAA
- a CDS encoding glycoside hydrolase produces the protein MNLLRLSISLALLAGFPAQALLLQQGETRFDIDPATLQIVAGKNQVNQALAGQTVAELQSTSTQASWQWPNSAMQVTVKLEGGDLRLSFSSKRAQTLNWFRLPSQATTLLLPIGEGSRIPLDNPVWRNYLVKEMTPLDTNWDLKLPLWSQQQQGKVYSWLLLTPFSNQVTFASAGKGLAMRSSHEFNRFNQQQAFEVLLHVGDTPLSGARRYREYLQQSGQFSSLRDKIRIAPEGEKLIGATHIYLWGDKLLAVNDVKDWPGLLAWLITPKGEVLWRKMDADSQKTVRTLAEKTPQGWQQQALIDALNQALVTLTPLKATPDDADFLSAQRQQAADIRALALRQLGPYLTAPESWGQGLASPLVESLQQAGLPRLWLGTDNWTAEFLHPHAVESAKKAGYLIASYDSYDTAIPRGVNDSWLTAQLPTSLREKCAIVRADGSKKPGFGKQGYYLNPGCVLPYSQQRMTELVRLAGLNSLFLDVDGTGMVSDDYQPNHPTGAEQMAQARNARLAWFSNTLRLPLGSEDGNAVTARHIMFAHGMETWGFGWGDKQMNHDKSSPYYLGAWWPNAQPAFFFSPAKVKEPYRTVEFDPRYRLPMYQAVFHDAVISSHHWNYDNLKFSDVKTTRSLLSQLYNTAPMFHLSRATLQARLPQIKQADAAFRPLHQALWDKALIDFRWLDKAGWVQQTTFSDGTTLTANFGEQPFDGIAAQSLRAKLADGRTLNVTP, from the coding sequence ATGAACCTGCTTCGCCTTTCCATCAGCCTCGCCCTGCTTGCCGGTTTTCCCGCTCAGGCCCTGCTCTTGCAACAGGGCGAAACGCGTTTCGATATCGATCCTGCCACGCTGCAAATCGTTGCGGGAAAAAACCAGGTTAACCAGGCACTGGCTGGGCAAACCGTGGCTGAACTGCAAAGCACATCGACGCAGGCAAGCTGGCAATGGCCCAACAGCGCCATGCAGGTTACCGTCAAATTGGAGGGTGGCGATCTGCGCTTGAGTTTCAGCAGCAAGCGGGCACAAACCCTGAATTGGTTCAGGCTGCCGTCGCAGGCAACGACCCTGCTGCTGCCGATTGGCGAAGGTAGCCGCATCCCGCTGGACAATCCCGTCTGGCGGAATTATCTGGTCAAGGAAATGACGCCGCTGGATACCAACTGGGATCTGAAACTGCCGCTGTGGAGCCAGCAACAGCAAGGCAAGGTCTACAGTTGGTTACTGCTAACCCCATTCAGCAACCAGGTAACCTTCGCCAGCGCAGGAAAGGGACTCGCCATGCGCAGTAGTCATGAGTTCAACCGCTTTAATCAGCAGCAGGCTTTCGAGGTGCTGCTGCACGTGGGAGACACGCCGCTGTCCGGCGCGCGCCGTTACCGTGAATACCTGCAACAAAGCGGTCAGTTCAGCAGCCTGCGAGATAAAATCCGCATCGCGCCGGAAGGCGAAAAGTTGATTGGTGCTACGCACATTTATCTGTGGGGCGACAAACTGCTGGCGGTGAACGACGTGAAAGATTGGCCGGGTCTGTTGGCCTGGCTTATCACCCCCAAGGGTGAAGTTCTGTGGCGGAAAATGGATGCCGATAGCCAAAAAACCGTGCGCACGCTGGCGGAAAAAACGCCGCAGGGCTGGCAACAGCAAGCGCTGATTGATGCCCTTAATCAGGCGCTGGTGACACTGACACCGCTCAAGGCGACGCCGGATGACGCCGACTTCTTATCGGCACAACGCCAACAGGCCGCGGATATCCGGGCATTGGCGCTACGGCAACTCGGGCCCTATCTGACTGCGCCGGAGAGCTGGGGACAGGGGCTGGCTAGCCCCCTGGTCGAGTCGCTGCAGCAGGCCGGCCTGCCTCGGCTGTGGTTGGGTACCGACAACTGGACCGCCGAGTTTCTGCACCCGCATGCGGTAGAAAGCGCCAAAAAGGCGGGATACCTGATCGCCAGCTACGATTCTTACGACACCGCCATTCCACGTGGAGTCAATGACAGCTGGTTAACCGCCCAACTGCCGACGTCCCTGCGAGAAAAGTGCGCCATCGTGCGTGCCGACGGCAGTAAGAAACCCGGCTTCGGCAAACAAGGCTACTACCTGAATCCAGGCTGCGTACTGCCTTACTCTCAACAGCGGATGACCGAACTGGTGCGACTGGCCGGGCTGAACAGCCTGTTCCTCGACGTTGACGGTACCGGGATGGTCTCTGACGATTATCAGCCCAACCACCCGACCGGTGCCGAGCAAATGGCGCAGGCTCGCAATGCGCGGCTGGCCTGGTTCAGCAATACCCTTCGCCTGCCGCTCGGCTCCGAAGATGGCAATGCGGTGACCGCACGCCACATCATGTTTGCCCACGGCATGGAAACCTGGGGATTTGGCTGGGGCGATAAGCAGATGAATCACGATAAGTCCTCCCCTTATTACCTGGGTGCCTGGTGGCCCAATGCCCAACCGGCCTTCTTCTTCAGCCCGGCCAAGGTGAAGGAACCCTACCGCACGGTGGAATTCGATCCGCGCTATCGCCTGCCCATGTATCAGGCGGTGTTCCACGACGCGGTGATCAGCAGCCACCACTGGAACTACGACAACCTGAAATTCAGCGATGTCAAAACCACCCGCAGCCTGCTGAGCCAGCTCTACAATACCGCGCCGATGTTCCATCTCAGCCGTGCCACGCTGCAGGCGCGCCTGCCGCAAATCAAACAGGCCGACGCCGCCTTCCGTCCGCTGCATCAGGCCCTTTGGGATAAAGCGCTGATCGATTTCCGCTGGCTGGATAAAGCCGGGTGGGTGCAGCAAACCACCTTCAGCGACGGCACCACGCTGACCGCCAATTTTGGCGAGCAGCCGTTCGACGGCATAGCCGCCCAGAGTCTGCGTGCCAAACTGGCGGACGGTCGCACCCTGAACGTTACGCCATAG
- a CDS encoding CoA transferase — MDSLTQTLLAEIEQSFGHDAFSTGSVTVSGEGVLSSAFPVSELATACWAAAGLACARLLQQNRSAAPQVFVDRRLASLWFGWTLRPLGWSLPAAWDALAGDYATSDGWIRLHTNAPHHRKAVEQVLGPNQDKNGLAQKVLAWKKNELEQAVIEAGGCAAQMLSVEAWRQHTQGKSVALEPLIHQTQLQEAATPVWTLPNARPLHGVRVLDLTRIIAGPVATRFLAGLGADVLRIDPYGWDEPAVEHEVMLGKRSARLNLTNVHDRHTFEHLLKNADVIVHGYRAGALEKLGYGAEQRQALSPGLIDVCLNAYGWSGPWRGRRGFDSLVQMSCGLAEAGMTWKGAPHPVPLPVQALDHATGYLMATAVLQGIRRRLQNGTGYSARLSLARTAELLLRHPYPPQHSGEPLAPSVDADENPETELTCWGPAQRLNPALWFNGTALLWALPATPLGRSQPAWRRR, encoded by the coding sequence ATGGATAGCCTTACTCAAACGCTGCTCGCAGAGATCGAGCAAAGCTTTGGTCACGACGCCTTTTCGACGGGGTCGGTGACGGTCAGCGGCGAAGGTGTGCTGAGCAGCGCATTCCCAGTCAGCGAATTGGCGACCGCCTGCTGGGCCGCCGCCGGGCTGGCCTGCGCCCGACTGCTGCAACAGAATCGCAGCGCAGCACCGCAGGTGTTTGTCGATCGACGGTTGGCGTCCTTATGGTTCGGCTGGACGTTACGTCCACTAGGTTGGTCATTGCCTGCGGCCTGGGACGCGTTGGCGGGCGATTATGCCACCAGCGACGGTTGGATCCGCCTGCATACCAATGCACCGCATCACCGTAAAGCCGTAGAGCAAGTGCTCGGTCCGAATCAGGATAAAAATGGGTTGGCGCAAAAGGTGCTGGCATGGAAAAAAAACGAGCTGGAGCAGGCGGTGATAGAGGCCGGTGGCTGCGCGGCGCAAATGCTTTCTGTCGAAGCGTGGCGGCAGCATACCCAAGGTAAAAGCGTTGCCCTGGAACCGCTGATCCATCAGACGCAACTTCAGGAAGCTGCGACGCCAGTCTGGACGCTGCCCAACGCCAGGCCGCTGCACGGCGTACGGGTGCTGGATCTGACGCGGATTATCGCCGGCCCGGTAGCCACCCGTTTTCTCGCCGGTTTAGGGGCGGACGTATTGCGTATCGATCCCTACGGCTGGGACGAACCGGCTGTTGAGCATGAGGTGATGCTCGGCAAACGCAGTGCACGATTGAACCTGACCAACGTCCACGATCGCCACACCTTTGAACATCTGCTGAAAAACGCCGATGTTATCGTGCACGGCTATCGCGCCGGAGCCTTGGAAAAACTGGGTTATGGCGCGGAACAACGACAGGCTTTATCTCCGGGATTGATCGACGTTTGCCTGAATGCCTATGGCTGGAGCGGTCCGTGGCGCGGGCGGCGCGGTTTCGACAGTCTGGTACAGATGAGTTGTGGTCTGGCAGAGGCGGGCATGACGTGGAAAGGCGCCCCTCACCCCGTACCCTTGCCGGTACAAGCGCTGGACCACGCCACCGGTTACCTGATGGCCACGGCGGTGCTGCAGGGCATCCGCCGACGTCTGCAAAATGGCACCGGCTACAGCGCCCGGCTGTCGCTGGCCCGAACGGCAGAGCTGCTGTTGCGTCATCCTTACCCGCCACAACATTCGGGAGAACCACTGGCGCCGTCGGTTGATGCAGATGAAAACCCGGAAACCGAACTGACCTGCTGGGGCCCGGCGCAACGTCTTAACCCCGCGTTATGGTTCAATGGCACCGCGCTACTTTGGGCACTGCCGGCCACCCCGCTCGGCCGCTCGCAACCGGCCTGGCGACGACGCTGA
- a CDS encoding LysR substrate-binding domain-containing protein, whose product MFDERIPLHFLPTFVIAARLENLRATAQQVHLTHGAVSQQIQQLEQAMGCPLFERQGRGLRLNAAGRELLAVAEPTLEALQQGIGRVRRVAQSQALRISVLPSFAHYWLMPRLSSFHAACADITLDIDASLAVQDLTRKGFDAAIRLGNGQWADMQAQLIARGEVVPVATPALARQWQAAFDDGTPGMPLLEHDVTPWRSWFLVHQQREYGRPLASFNDAGLLIRAAEQGFGIALVKRLLVSDALTEGRLVSLAAARQLEPVDFYLVWPQNSGLTPGVEALLHWLQRQLA is encoded by the coding sequence ATGTTCGATGAGCGTATTCCTTTACACTTTCTGCCGACCTTTGTAATTGCCGCCCGGCTAGAGAACCTGCGCGCCACCGCCCAGCAGGTGCACCTTACCCACGGTGCCGTCAGCCAGCAGATCCAGCAGCTTGAACAGGCGATGGGCTGTCCGTTGTTTGAACGGCAGGGGCGGGGGCTGCGTCTGAACGCTGCCGGGCGCGAGCTGTTGGCGGTGGCCGAACCAACGCTGGAAGCATTGCAACAGGGGATTGGCCGGGTCAGGCGCGTTGCGCAAAGTCAGGCTCTGCGTATCAGCGTCTTGCCTTCTTTCGCTCATTACTGGTTAATGCCGCGGCTGTCGTCTTTTCACGCGGCCTGTGCCGATATTACGTTGGATATCGATGCCTCGCTGGCGGTGCAGGATCTGACGCGCAAAGGTTTTGATGCGGCTATTCGTCTTGGCAATGGGCAATGGGCGGATATGCAGGCGCAACTTATTGCCAGGGGAGAGGTGGTGCCGGTCGCAACCCCTGCGTTGGCGCGCCAATGGCAGGCGGCCTTCGACGATGGTACGCCAGGCATGCCGCTGCTGGAGCATGATGTTACGCCATGGCGCAGTTGGTTTTTGGTGCATCAGCAGAGGGAGTATGGCAGGCCTCTGGCGTCGTTCAATGACGCTGGCTTGTTGATCCGCGCGGCCGAACAGGGATTTGGTATCGCGCTGGTGAAAAGACTTTTGGTGAGCGATGCGCTAACCGAGGGCCGGCTGGTGTCGTTGGCTGCGGCTCGGCAACTCGAACCGGTTGATTTTTATCTGGTCTGGCCGCAAAACTCCGGGTTGACGCCGGGGGTCGAAGCCTTGTTACATTGGTTGCAGCGTCAATTGGCCTGA